The following proteins are encoded in a genomic region of Ornithodoros turicata isolate Travis chromosome 6, ASM3712646v1, whole genome shotgun sequence:
- the LOC135398925 gene encoding serine/threonine-protein kinase MARK1-like isoform X1: MVLQEERVDGGRPPEKKHKLKQRFQVIRKLGQGTYGKVQLAINKDTDQEVAIKTIKKSKIETEQDSLRIRREIQIMSSIQHPYIIHIYEVFENKDKIVLVMQYASGGELYDYVSERKELSSDEARRIFRQVASAVYYCHKNKICHRDLKLENILLDEKGNAKIADFGLSNVYDERNFLSTFCGSPLYASPEIVRGTPYYGPEVDCWSLGVLLYTLVYGAMPFDGSNFKRLVRQISEGDYFEPKNKSDASVLISRLLTVDPAKRATIVDICRDPWVNHGFDHSLLQLAEDMASLTPVRLDLLLALAPVSPTSEVPTDTDSSAEFIPAGLAAELEEQAPKRAMLESSGSLTRMSSITRKRVRPSESTLAKQAASKASTEAAVADAPLSDATAENAPKQRAEGGAEEANAPQETVGNKASEEAAQEPTSPASSTPCQDDASPEQALDSLEVDRRERTLTPEVPEVQHVEQSQREDRVEKPMISHVSSLHKVGANKGILKKPSEEEAPLERQVTGAEAKPPAKEEEEEEEEPVQNVQSTAQITLRQNSVASSKEEDEEIEGPASSRRRPSPEGSPAEERVKSPAEEGVTSPVRTYKKFTFGRDGSCITESGHIYAKPKSDGSWATVEKKTRVTRRPSNASEEEAQEVKRTESGSSSENNDIFEDMFANWRSGGGPFGHLMRMKSSMKKFNGSPSRSSDRPPREQRLREWSRGSASTERDSSDEDDFDLHFDNSHPQALFQFVKNMSRDFRNHWKGFMPMSSPFNRDAQSPTLVRWNVIDRPPRPMHSAQTSDDDMWSRADNRASLFGTIRHKPRPHDGIPFRQQRGASLERATPPEAQPVRHRVEKRLQLNVDPSNESPAMNRSQAKYNRSKSDKFDLSENGAPHRSEMNVNDFGGGAQSYNRSTSVPAREGATGGRPMLRMQVSISGSRNPNTQILISTPPPVEERSDGTLLEALQNRGLRSILSQRSRVVPPHSETETPEQSGERAPAACMESTNPGSRYHEEPHGRNYDLSPGEETVEERIRRKSFYPRFHDGVRAARRRSALWDTEYSGLWNLDREPFDSSVLRKSRSLWDNHPSSRERSKSAVRAPSLNTAAAATGSLWGDVRTSRESPEGPF, translated from the exons ATGGTGCTTCAAGAGGAACGTGTGGACGGGGGCAGGCCCCCGGAAAAAAAGCACAAGCTCAAGCAGAGGTTTCAAGTGATACGAAAGCTAGGCCAGGGAACTTACGGGAAAGTGCAGTTGGCTATCAACAAGGATACAGATCAGGAG GTTGCAATAAAGACGATAAAAAAGTCAAAGATTGAAACGGAACAAGATTCGCTAAGGATACGGCGTGAAATCCAGATAATGTCATCTATTCAACATCCATATATTATACATATTTATGAAG TTTTTGAAAACAAGGACAAGATTGTCCTGGTGATGCAGTATGCAAGTGGAGGAGAATTGTATGACTACGTGAGTGAGCGGAAAGAGCTTTCGTCTGACGAGGCCCGGCGAATTTTCCGTCAAGTGGCCTCTGCTGTCTACTACTGCCATAAG aATAAAATATGCCACCGTGACCTCAAGCTAGAAAACATCCTGCTCGACGAGAAAGGCAACGCAAAGATTGCAGATTTTGGTCTCTCAAACGTCTACGATGAGCGCAATTTCCTCAGCACCTTCTGTGGATCTCCTCTGTATGCATCTCCTGAAATCGTCCGAGGCACACCTTATTACGGACCTGAG GTCGACTGCTGGAGTCTTGGAGTACTGCTGTACACCCTGGTGTACGGCGCCATGCCATTTGACGGCAGCAACTTCAAGCGTCTGGTTCGTCAAATCTCGGAAGGAGATTATTTCGAGCCCAAGAACAAGTCTG ATGCGTCTGTGCTCATCAGCCGCCTGTTGACAGTCGACCCGGCCAAGAGAGCGACGATCGTCGACATCTGCCGGGATCCTTGGGTCAATCATGGCTTCGACCACTCTCTCCTTCAG CTGGCGGAAGACATGGCAAGCCTCACCCCCGTCCGGCTGGACCTGCTGCTCGCCCTCGCTCCGGTCTCTCCTACGTCAGAAGTTCCGACGGACACGGACTCTTCCGCAGAGTTCATCCCCGCCGGGCTGGCGGCAGAACTCGAAGAACAAGCTCCCAAGCGCGCCATGCTGGAGAGCAGCGGAAGCCTCACGAGAATGTCCAGCATCACACGAAAGAGGGTGCGGCCGTCAGAGTCAACCCTCGCAAAGCAAGCCGCGAGCAAGGCGTCAACGGAGGCCGCGGTCGCGGACGCGCCACTCTCCGATGCGACCGCCGAAAACGCGCCCAAGCAACGGGCCGAAGGAGGCGCCGAGGAGGCGAATGCGCCGCAGGAAACGGTCGGAAATAAGGCTTCCGAGGAAGCCGCTCAAGAGCCAACCTCCCCAGCCTCTTCTACACCCTGCCAAGACGATGCTAGTCCGGAACAAGCCTTGGATTCATTAGAGGTCGACAGAAGGGAAAGAACGCTCACTCCTGAAGTTCCTGAAGTCCAGCACGTTGAACAAAGTCAAAGAGAGGACAGAGTAGAGAAGCCAATGATAAGTCATGTCTCGTCATTACACAAGGTAGGGGCTAACAAAGGCATCCTCAAGAAGCCCAGCGAGGAGGAGGCTCCTCTCGAACGCCAAGTCACCGGCGCGGAAGCAAAACCTCCCGccaaagaggaggaggaggaggaagaagaaccGGTTCAAAACGTTCAAAGCACAGCTCAAATCACGCTACGCCAAAATTCCGTGGCGAGCagcaaagaggaggacgaagaaATCGAAGGCCCGGCCTCGAGCCGGAGGCGTCCTTCGCCCGAAGGATCTCCCGCGGAAGAACGGGTGAAGTCTCCCGCGGAGGAGGGAGTCACGTCTCCCGTCCGGACCTACAAGAAGTTTACGTTTGGAAGAGATGGCAGCTGCATCACGGAGAGCGGCCACATCTACGCGAAGCCTAAATCCGACGGTTCGTGGGCCACCGTGGAGAAGAAGACGAGGGTGACTCGCCGTCCGAGCAACGCGAGCGAAGAGGAGGCTCAAGAGGTCAAGCGAACGGAGAGCGGCAGTTCGTCGGAAAACAACGACATCTTTGAAGACATGTTTGCGAACTGGCGCAGCGGAGGAGGTCCCTTTGGCCACCTGATGCGGATGAAGAGCTCGATGAAGAAATTCAACGGGTCCCCGTCTCGCTCGTCGGATAGGCCGCCGAGAGAACAGAGGTTGCGTGAATGGTCTCGTGGTTCGGCGTCTACGGAGAGGGATTCCTCAGACGAGGACGATTTCGACCTGCATTTCGATAATTCGCATCCGCAGGCACTGTTCCAGTTTGTGAAAAACATGAGCAGAGACTTCCGCAACCATTGGAAGGGCTTCATGCCCATGTCGTCTCCTTTCAACCGCGACGCGCAATCCCCGACTCTCGTTCGCTGGAACGTCATTGATCGACCACCAAGGCCGATGCACTCCGCGCAGACGAGCGACGACGACATGTGGTCGCGGGCAGACAATAGAGCCTCCCTTTTCGGCACGATACGGCACAAGCCGAGGCCACACGACGGAATCCCGTTTAGGCAACAGCGTGGCGCCTCCCTCGAACGTGCGACGCCTCCAGAAGCACAGCCTGTCCGTCACCGCGTAGAGAAACGACTGCAGCTCAACGTCGACCCGTCAAACGAATCTCCGGCGATGAACCGCTCTCAGGCGAAGTACAACCGCTCCAAAAGCGACAAGTTTGACCTGAGCGAAAACGGCGCCCCACATCGAAGCGAGATGAACGTCAACGACTTTGGAGGCGGCGCACAGTCCTACAACCGTTCCACGAGCGTCCCTGCCAGGGAAGGAGCGACAGGCGGACGACCCATGCTCCGCATGCAAGTCTCCATCAGCGGAAGCCGCAACCCCAACACGCAAATACTCATCTCAACGCCGCCGCCGGTCGAAGAACGGTCGGACGGCACCCTCCTGGAAGCCCTGCAGAACAGGGGTCTCCGTAGCATACTCTCGCAAAGGTCTCGAGTTGTCCCGCCGCACAGCGAAACGGAAACGCCGGAGCAGTCAGGTGAGAGGGCGCCGGCTGCTTGCATGGAATCCACTAACCCTGGGAGCAGGTACCACGAAGAACCGCACGGCAGAAATTACGACCTGTCTCCCGGCGAGGAAACGGTCGAGGAACGCATCCGCCGAAAGAGTTTCTACCCGAGGTTTCACGACGGCGTCCGCGCCGCGCGTCGGCGCTCTGCCCTGTGGGACACTGAATATTCCGGCCTCTGGAATCTCGACCGCGAACCCTTCGATTCGTCCGTGCTTCGAAAATCGCGGAGTCTCTGGGACAACCATCCTTCCTCGAGGGAACGCAGCAAATCGGCCGTTCGAGCACCGTCCTTGAacacggcggcggcggcgactgGTTCACTGTGGGGAGACGTTCGAACATCCAGAGAGTCTCCAGAGGGTCCATTTTAG
- the LOC135398925 gene encoding NUAK family SNF1-like kinase 1 isoform X2 → MVLQEERVDGGRPPEKKHKLKQRFQVIRKLGQGTYGKVQLAINKDTDQEVAIKTIKKSKIETEQDSLRIRREIQIMSSIQHPYIIHIYEVFENKDKIVLVMQYASGGELYDYVSERKELSSDEARRIFRQVASAVYYCHKNKICHRDLKLENILLDEKGNAKIADFGLSNVYDERNFLSTFCGSPLYASPEIVRGTPYYGPEVDCWSLGVLLYTLVYGAMPFDGSNFKRLVRQISEGDYFEPKNKSDASVLISRLLTVDPAKRATIVDICRDPWVNHGFDHSLLQLAEDMASLTPVRLDLLLALAPVSPTSEVPTDTDSSAEFIPAGLAAELEEQAPKRAMLESSGSLTRMSSITRKRVRPSESTLAKQAASKASTEAAVADAPLSDATAENAPKQRAEGGAEEANAPQETVGNKASEEAAQEPTSPASSTPCQDDASPEQALDSLEVDRRERTLTPEVPEVQHVEQSQREDRVEKPMISHVSSLHKVGANKGILKKPSEEEAPLERQVTGAEAKPPAKEEEEEEEEPVQNVQSTAQITLRQNSVASSKEEDEEIEGPASSRRRPSPEGSPAEERVKSPAEEGVTSPVRTYKKFTFGRDGSCITESGHIYAKPKSDGSWATVEKKTRVTRRPSNASEEEAQEVKRTESGSSSENNDIFEDMFANWRSGGGPFGHLMRMKSSMKKFNGSPSRSSDRPPREQRLREWSRGSASTERDSSDEDDFDLHFDNSHPQALFQFVKNMSRDFRNHWKGFMPMSSPFNRDAQSPTLVRWNVIDRPPRPMHSAQTSDDDMWSRADNRASLFGTIRHKPRPHDGIPFRQQRGASLERATPPEAQPVRHRVEKRLQLNVDPSNESPAMNRSQAKYNRSKSDKFDLSENGAPHRSEMNVNDFGGGAQSYNRSTSVPAREGATGGRPMLRMQVSISGSRNPNTQILISTPPPVEERSDGTLLEALQNRGLRSILSQRSRVVPPHSETETPEQSGVNEIVMNIKIT, encoded by the exons ATGGTGCTTCAAGAGGAACGTGTGGACGGGGGCAGGCCCCCGGAAAAAAAGCACAAGCTCAAGCAGAGGTTTCAAGTGATACGAAAGCTAGGCCAGGGAACTTACGGGAAAGTGCAGTTGGCTATCAACAAGGATACAGATCAGGAG GTTGCAATAAAGACGATAAAAAAGTCAAAGATTGAAACGGAACAAGATTCGCTAAGGATACGGCGTGAAATCCAGATAATGTCATCTATTCAACATCCATATATTATACATATTTATGAAG TTTTTGAAAACAAGGACAAGATTGTCCTGGTGATGCAGTATGCAAGTGGAGGAGAATTGTATGACTACGTGAGTGAGCGGAAAGAGCTTTCGTCTGACGAGGCCCGGCGAATTTTCCGTCAAGTGGCCTCTGCTGTCTACTACTGCCATAAG aATAAAATATGCCACCGTGACCTCAAGCTAGAAAACATCCTGCTCGACGAGAAAGGCAACGCAAAGATTGCAGATTTTGGTCTCTCAAACGTCTACGATGAGCGCAATTTCCTCAGCACCTTCTGTGGATCTCCTCTGTATGCATCTCCTGAAATCGTCCGAGGCACACCTTATTACGGACCTGAG GTCGACTGCTGGAGTCTTGGAGTACTGCTGTACACCCTGGTGTACGGCGCCATGCCATTTGACGGCAGCAACTTCAAGCGTCTGGTTCGTCAAATCTCGGAAGGAGATTATTTCGAGCCCAAGAACAAGTCTG ATGCGTCTGTGCTCATCAGCCGCCTGTTGACAGTCGACCCGGCCAAGAGAGCGACGATCGTCGACATCTGCCGGGATCCTTGGGTCAATCATGGCTTCGACCACTCTCTCCTTCAG CTGGCGGAAGACATGGCAAGCCTCACCCCCGTCCGGCTGGACCTGCTGCTCGCCCTCGCTCCGGTCTCTCCTACGTCAGAAGTTCCGACGGACACGGACTCTTCCGCAGAGTTCATCCCCGCCGGGCTGGCGGCAGAACTCGAAGAACAAGCTCCCAAGCGCGCCATGCTGGAGAGCAGCGGAAGCCTCACGAGAATGTCCAGCATCACACGAAAGAGGGTGCGGCCGTCAGAGTCAACCCTCGCAAAGCAAGCCGCGAGCAAGGCGTCAACGGAGGCCGCGGTCGCGGACGCGCCACTCTCCGATGCGACCGCCGAAAACGCGCCCAAGCAACGGGCCGAAGGAGGCGCCGAGGAGGCGAATGCGCCGCAGGAAACGGTCGGAAATAAGGCTTCCGAGGAAGCCGCTCAAGAGCCAACCTCCCCAGCCTCTTCTACACCCTGCCAAGACGATGCTAGTCCGGAACAAGCCTTGGATTCATTAGAGGTCGACAGAAGGGAAAGAACGCTCACTCCTGAAGTTCCTGAAGTCCAGCACGTTGAACAAAGTCAAAGAGAGGACAGAGTAGAGAAGCCAATGATAAGTCATGTCTCGTCATTACACAAGGTAGGGGCTAACAAAGGCATCCTCAAGAAGCCCAGCGAGGAGGAGGCTCCTCTCGAACGCCAAGTCACCGGCGCGGAAGCAAAACCTCCCGccaaagaggaggaggaggaggaagaagaaccGGTTCAAAACGTTCAAAGCACAGCTCAAATCACGCTACGCCAAAATTCCGTGGCGAGCagcaaagaggaggacgaagaaATCGAAGGCCCGGCCTCGAGCCGGAGGCGTCCTTCGCCCGAAGGATCTCCCGCGGAAGAACGGGTGAAGTCTCCCGCGGAGGAGGGAGTCACGTCTCCCGTCCGGACCTACAAGAAGTTTACGTTTGGAAGAGATGGCAGCTGCATCACGGAGAGCGGCCACATCTACGCGAAGCCTAAATCCGACGGTTCGTGGGCCACCGTGGAGAAGAAGACGAGGGTGACTCGCCGTCCGAGCAACGCGAGCGAAGAGGAGGCTCAAGAGGTCAAGCGAACGGAGAGCGGCAGTTCGTCGGAAAACAACGACATCTTTGAAGACATGTTTGCGAACTGGCGCAGCGGAGGAGGTCCCTTTGGCCACCTGATGCGGATGAAGAGCTCGATGAAGAAATTCAACGGGTCCCCGTCTCGCTCGTCGGATAGGCCGCCGAGAGAACAGAGGTTGCGTGAATGGTCTCGTGGTTCGGCGTCTACGGAGAGGGATTCCTCAGACGAGGACGATTTCGACCTGCATTTCGATAATTCGCATCCGCAGGCACTGTTCCAGTTTGTGAAAAACATGAGCAGAGACTTCCGCAACCATTGGAAGGGCTTCATGCCCATGTCGTCTCCTTTCAACCGCGACGCGCAATCCCCGACTCTCGTTCGCTGGAACGTCATTGATCGACCACCAAGGCCGATGCACTCCGCGCAGACGAGCGACGACGACATGTGGTCGCGGGCAGACAATAGAGCCTCCCTTTTCGGCACGATACGGCACAAGCCGAGGCCACACGACGGAATCCCGTTTAGGCAACAGCGTGGCGCCTCCCTCGAACGTGCGACGCCTCCAGAAGCACAGCCTGTCCGTCACCGCGTAGAGAAACGACTGCAGCTCAACGTCGACCCGTCAAACGAATCTCCGGCGATGAACCGCTCTCAGGCGAAGTACAACCGCTCCAAAAGCGACAAGTTTGACCTGAGCGAAAACGGCGCCCCACATCGAAGCGAGATGAACGTCAACGACTTTGGAGGCGGCGCACAGTCCTACAACCGTTCCACGAGCGTCCCTGCCAGGGAAGGAGCGACAGGCGGACGACCCATGCTCCGCATGCAAGTCTCCATCAGCGGAAGCCGCAACCCCAACACGCAAATACTCATCTCAACGCCGCCGCCGGTCGAAGAACGGTCGGACGGCACCCTCCTGGAAGCCCTGCAGAACAGGGGTCTCCGTAGCATACTCTCGCAAAGGTCTCGAGTTGTCCCGCCGCACAGCGAAACGGAAACGCCGGAGCAGTCAG GTGTCAATGAGATTGTCATGAACATCAAGATCACCTAG